The genomic DNA GTTCCGGGCATAACTCGGTGGCCTGGATGCCATTGGCGAGGACCACCGCCTCGGCGCTCAACCAGCGCCCATCATCGAGGCGTACGCGAGCGCCGTCGACTTCCCTGACCTGTGCCCGCTGCTGGCGGATGTTAGGCGCGTCCAGCATCCAGCGGGCGGCTGCCGGGGCGTAGAGGATACCGTCGCCCCTGATCAGCAATCCGCCTTCCAGCCCTGGGCGCAGCTCGGGTTCACGCTGACGCAGAGCGGCTTGGCCGATCAATTCACAGGCTTCGCCATGGGCCAACAGGTTCAGGTATTTGCTATGGGCCACCGCCATTTCTTCGGCATTGGCCGCCAGCCACAAGGTGCCGTTGTTGCGCCAGGCGCAGGCCTCGGGCAGTGCCGGGGCCAGTTCGCGCCAGCGTTGCAGGGAGTATTGACTGAGTGCCAATTCCGCCGGGTTGTCATCCAGCACCAGCAGATGTCCCATGCCGGCCGCCGTGGCCCCGTGCCAACCGGCGTCCAGCACCAACACATTCAGATTGCGCTGGGCCAATGCCTGGGCACAGGCCGCGCCAATGATGCCCGCGCCGATGATGATCACGTCGGCGACATGGCCCTCGCTCACGGACGTATGCCCCAGGCGAACGGGTCATCCGCTTCGATGATCAGGGTGGTTTCGGCACTGATGTAGGCACGGCCGCGAATGGTCGGCACGATGCGCTCGCCCAAGCGTTCGTAGGAGCCCTCGAACTCGCTGCCAATCACACTGGCCTGGCGCCAGATCTGCCCGGGTTGCAGTTTTCCATCGGCCGCCAGGCACGCCAGTTTGGCGCTGGTGCCGGTGCCGCAAGGGGAGCGGTCATAGGCCTTGCCCGGGCAGAGCACGAAGTTGCGGCTGTCGGCGTGCGGGTCATCGGCAAACAGTTCGATGTGATCGATCAGGCCGCCGTCCTCGCCGCGAAACCCCTGCTGCTCCAAGGCTTGCTGCACGGCGTAGGTGTAGGCGGTCAACGCGTCGAGGTTATCGCCGGCCACCCGCTGGCCATGTTCGGCGATCAGGAAAAACCAGTTGCCGCCCCAGGCCACATCGCCGACTACCTGGCCGATGCCCGGCACCTCCAGGGCCAGCGCCTGGCGGTAACGGTAGGCCGGTACGTTGCGCACGCTGACCGAGCGGTCTTCGTGCAAGGTGGCCTGTACCGTGCCCACCGGGGTTTCGATACTGTGCACGCCGGGGCCGATCCTGCCCAGGTGGGCCAGTGACGCCACCAGCCCGATGGTGCCGTGGCCGCACATGCCCAGGTAGCCACTGTTATTGAAAAAGATCACGCCGGCACAGGCGCTTGGGTCCACCGGCTCACAGAGCAGCGCCCCCACCAGCACATCGCTGCCCCGGGGTTCCAGCACGCAGGCGGTGCGCCACGCGTCATGCTCCGTGGCCAGGCGTTGCTTGCGCTCGGCCATGCTGCCCAGGCCCAGGTCAGGAAAGCCGTCGGTGACCAGTCGGGTCGGCTCGCCGCCGGTGTGGGAATCGATCACAGTGATACGTTTCATGGGAGGGCCACGTCCGTTCAGATGAGTAACGGCAAGCGTGGCCCGCGTCCAGGGGGGACGGCTTGATGGTTTTATCTGTCGCCGATGACGAAATCGGCACAGTGCCAGCCCATCAATGGCTGGAAGGCAGGAACTTGAACAAGGTCTCGCAGACTCCTGCGATGTGTTCGTCCAGCAGCGCCACGGCCCGTTCGACATCACCGGCGCGGCAGGCCTTGATGATTTCCCGGTGCTCATGATCGGCACGGTCCTTACCGGCTGACAGGCTCATCTGCATGCGCAAGTACCGCTCCAGCTTGTCGTGGACCGAGCGAATCAGACTCACCATGAACGGCCGTTGCGCCGGCTCGTAGAGGCACGCATGCAGTTGCCAGTTCAATTCGGCCCAACGGCCCACGTCGTCTTCACCGACGAACTCCTGGCAGATGCCTTCGGCGCGGACGAAGGTGTCTTCGGTCATGTTGGGGATCGCCAGGCGCAGCACTTTGTCTTCCAGGAGCATGCGCACCTCGAACATCTGCGCCAGCTCCGCCTCGGAAATGCGCGTCACCATCGCCCCGCGATTGCGCTGGAACATCACCAGGCCCTCGGCCTCCAGACGCTTGAGGGCTTCGCGCACGGGGATCTTGCTGACGTTGAACTGGCGGGCGATGTCATCCTGGCGAATCGGCTCGTCCTCGGCAAAGTGTCCGGCCACGATGGCATCGCGCAGGTGGCGGGTGATGATTTCCGAGGTGGAAGGGGTGTTGCCCAGGTCGGGCAGGTTGAACTTGGATAAAGTCACGGCGGCGGGTCGTTCGGCTTAGGTGGGGATATGGTATACGACTTTGCCGGGGTGGTCCTTGAAGCAGGCGATGAAGCCGCCAAGGGTACGGAAACTGTGGCGAGGGGATTTATCCCCGCTGGGCTGCGTAGCAGCCCCAAAATGAGCAGCTCCTATCTGCCTGACACACCGCAATGTCAGGCTTTAGGGCTGCTGCGCAGCCCAACGGGGATAAATCCCCTCGCCACAAGGTTTTGTGCTCAGCAGTGGGACAGGCGAGTCCCATAAGCCTCTGTCCGGACGATGCGCCACCCAGTGACCGACGCCCCCGCCAGCAGCGCCAGGCCGAACACGATCAACGCCACGTCAGCGCCAAAAGCGTCAGCCAGCAGCCCGGTCACCACCACCGGGATGCTGAACCCGACATAGGCGAACAGGAAGAACCCGGCGCTGACCCGGGCTTTCTCCGCCCCGGCCATGGCCGTGATAGCTGACAAACCACCGAGGTACAGGAAACCGTAGCAGGCGCTGCTGGCCCCCAATGCCCCCAGCAGCACGGCGAGCAGGGAGCCGGCGCTCGCGCCCCAAGCCAGCAGCGCGTAGCTCGCCGGCAGGATCAACAGGCCCAGACCTGTGGCCCTGGCCGGCGGCATGCGCCGCACCCAAGGCTGGAAGAGCAAGCCGCAACTGATGACCGTGAAGGTCGATAGACCCGACCAACGCTGCAAATCGTGGGTCGCCAGTACAGACGGCAATAGGGCGATGACCAGGCCCGAGGTCGCCCAGGCCAACAGCATGGAAAAACTGTAGGGCAGGCTGCCGGCGGGAAACAATGGCAGGCGCAGCAGCGGCGCGTCTTTGATTTTCAGCGCTGGGTCCGGGAGCCGCCAGACCACGACAATCGCGATGGCGGCCAACATCAGTTGCAACCAGAAGCTGCCGGGCGTGGCGCTGTGATGGACGAACAGGAACAGACTGGTCAACGCCGCGCCCAGGCCAAAACCCAGGGAGGTGCTGGCAGTGACCCGGTTGGCCGGCGAGCGGGTATCGCCGGTTGCCATGAGCTCGGTCATATAGGCAGTCGACGTGGCCGAGGCCAGCCCCGTGCCGACCCCCATCATCAAGCGTGCCACGCCCAGCGCCACCAGGTTCGGCCAGAGCAAGGTCACCAGCGTCGCCAGCATCGACAGCCCGAGCGCGACCAGGATCAACGGCTTGCGGCCCACTCGGTCGGCCAACCCACCGAACGCCAGCAGGACCGGCAGCACCCCCAGCACATAACCGGAAAACGCCACCGCCGTGGCGCCGGCCCCGTAGCCGGATAACTGCGCGTAGGTGGTGTACAGCGGCGCCTGCAGGTTGACCGAGAGGGTGATCAGGCAGAGGCCGAAAGCCAGTCCCCAGGAATGTCGATGCTGTGGGTTCAAGGGTGTTCCTTAAAGGTGTGCATGAAGTCCCGAGGACTATCACCGCCAGGCACAACGCAAACAAGAAACAGACCCAGGCCATTTGTGTTTAACTGTTTGCTAAAAAATAGAGAACACTTAGCCAAGAGTGCCCGCCGTGGACCTGAAGATTGATCGCAATGTTTCCGAGCCCTTGATCCGGCAGCTCGTGACGCACCTTACGGGCTGGATCAACGCCCATGGCATACGCCCCGGCGCGCGGATGCCGTCCATTCGCCAGTTGGCCCGGGAAAATGGCCTGAGCCTGTCGAGCGTGATCAAGGCCTATGACCAACTGGTTGCCAGCGGGGTGCTGGAGTCTCGGCATGGCGCGGGCTTTTTTGTCGCGCAGCAGTTGGCCCGGGCGGTGGAACCGGTACCTGAAACGGATAACGCGCCGTGGCGGTTGTTCGACAATGAAGCGACGCAGCTCAAGCTCGGTTGCGGCTGGCTGCCCGACGCCTGGCGTGACGACACCGACCTGGGCCAGGCGATCCGCCAGGTGGTGCGCAGCGACAACCACGCGTTGTTCAACTACAGCACCCCGCTGGGCTCGCCTCAGTTGCGCCTGCACCTGCAAAAACGCCTGGGCCTGATCGACATTCACGTCGACCCGGCACAGATCATCACCACCCAAGGCGCCAGCCAGGGCCTCGACCTACTGGTGCGAACCCTGCTCAAGCCCGGTGACCTGGTGCTGGTGGAAAGCCCCGGCTATTACAACCTGTTCAATCTGCTGAAGCTGCACGGGGTCAAGACCGTGGCGGTGCCCAGAACCGCGCAAGGCCCGGACATCGCCCGCCTGGAACAGCTCCTCGGCGAGCACAGGCCCTCGTATTTCTTCATCAACAGCATGTACCAGAACCCCACCGGCACCAGCCTGGCGCCGAGCGTGGCCTATCGTCTGCTGCAACTGGCAACGGCCCACGACTTTCGCCTTATAGAGGACGACATCTACGCCGATTTCCAGAATGGCCCGACGTCCCGCCTGGCCTCCCTGGATGCCCTGGACCGGGTGATCTACCTGGCGAGTTTTTCCAAGACGCTGTCCAGTTCGCTGCGCATCGGTTACGTGGTCGCCCAGCCCGACATCATCCAGCGCCTGGCCGAAGTCAAGATGATTACCGGCATCGGTTGTTCGCTGCTGGCGGAAAACGTGGTGGCGACATTGCTGGCCAACGGTGCTTATCGCAAGCTGATCCAGCGCTTGCGCCAGCGCCTGAACAAGCAGATGGCAAGTACGCTGCGCCAACTGGACCCGACTCACTGGGAGGTGTTTGCCGAGCCGATGGGAGGCTTGTTCGTCTGGGCCAGGCCGCGGTGCCTGGCGGCACAGCGGGTGCAGCAGATCGCCCGGGAGTTGCAGGTCCAACTGTCTCAGGGCTCGATGTTCCTGCCCCAGGGCGAGGCGTGCGATTGGTTGCGGTTGAATGTGGCCTATACCCAGGATGTGCGTGCGCAGACGTTTTTCCAGCGGGTGGCGCAGGAGTCGATTGCGGTGGGGCAGCAGGGTTTGGGGAGATAGTCCTGGCGTCATCGCGAGCAAGCTCGCTCCCACAGTGGATCTTCGGTGGATACAAGTTTAGTGATTGGTTCGGATCCCCCTGTGGGAGCGAGCTTGCTCGCGATAACGGACTGACCGGTCACAAAAAACATCAGTGTTAATGGGAATAGATATCAAACGACAATGAGTTGCTGTATCTTTCGCGACACATTTTTGTCAGCCTCCCGATGTGGGTGGCTTGTTTCCATTAGGATTGTGCATCGATGCGTCGGATTCTCGTTTCACTGTGTGTGCTCCAGGCTTATTCCGTTCCTACCTGGGCCGAAGAACCAATCCCTGCCAAGCCGGCCTCCCTTGAGTTGCAAGCCACGGATATCGTCGGTAATGCCGACTATGAATCAGCACAAGGCCCGGTGAAGGGCTATCACGCCACCCGTTCGGCCAGTGCCACCCGTACCGACACCGCGATCCATGAAACCCCGCAATCGATTTCCGTGGTGTCCCGCGACGTGGTCGAAGACCTCAGCGCCACGCGCCTGCAAGACGCCCTCGATTACGCCGGCGGCGTAGGCCGGGGCAATAACTTCGGCGGCCAGGGACTGACCACCTTTACCGTCCGTGGTTTCACCACCGGTGAGTTCTACCGCAACGGCTTTCCAATCAACCGTGGCTACCCGAACATGCCGGACGCCAACACCATCGAGCGGCTGGAAGTCCTGCGCGGCCCGGCCACCATGCTCTATGGCCGTGGCGATCCGGGCGGCACCTTCAATGTGGTGTCCAAGCAGCCGCTGGCCGAGCGCACGGTGACCCTGGGCAGCCAGGTCAGCGACCAAGGGATGCGTCGCGGCACGCTGGACGCGTCTGGTCCGCTGGACGAAGAAGGGCGCCTGGCCTATCGCTTGAACGTGATCGGTGAGGGCGGTGACACATTCCGCGACCACGTCGAGACCGAGCGTTACGGCATCGCGCCGGTGGTGAGCTGGCAGGTCAACGACACCACGCGCCTGACCTTTGAAGGCGATTTCATGCGCAACAACGCGCCCCTGGACCGTGGTTTGACCCACTACGCCGGCCAGCGCGGCAC from Pseudomonas beijingensis includes the following:
- a CDS encoding GntR family transcriptional regulator, with translation MTLSKFNLPDLGNTPSTSEIITRHLRDAIVAGHFAEDEPIRQDDIARQFNVSKIPVREALKRLEAEGLVMFQRNRGAMVTRISEAELAQMFEVRMLLEDKVLRLAIPNMTEDTFVRAEGICQEFVGEDDVGRWAELNWQLHACLYEPAQRPFMVSLIRSVHDKLERYLRMQMSLSAGKDRADHEHREIIKACRAGDVERAVALLDEHIAGVCETLFKFLPSSH
- a CDS encoding PLP-dependent aminotransferase family protein — translated: MDLKIDRNVSEPLIRQLVTHLTGWINAHGIRPGARMPSIRQLARENGLSLSSVIKAYDQLVASGVLESRHGAGFFVAQQLARAVEPVPETDNAPWRLFDNEATQLKLGCGWLPDAWRDDTDLGQAIRQVVRSDNHALFNYSTPLGSPQLRLHLQKRLGLIDIHVDPAQIITTQGASQGLDLLVRTLLKPGDLVLVESPGYYNLFNLLKLHGVKTVAVPRTAQGPDIARLEQLLGEHRPSYFFINSMYQNPTGTSLAPSVAYRLLQLATAHDFRLIEDDIYADFQNGPTSRLASLDALDRVIYLASFSKTLSSSLRIGYVVAQPDIIQRLAEVKMITGIGCSLLAENVVATLLANGAYRKLIQRLRQRLNKQMASTLRQLDPTHWEVFAEPMGGLFVWARPRCLAAQRVQQIARELQVQLSQGSMFLPQGEACDWLRLNVAYTQDVRAQTFFQRVAQESIAVGQQGLGR
- a CDS encoding MFS transporter gives rise to the protein MNPQHRHSWGLAFGLCLITLSVNLQAPLYTTYAQLSGYGAGATAVAFSGYVLGVLPVLLAFGGLADRVGRKPLILVALGLSMLATLVTLLWPNLVALGVARLMMGVGTGLASATSTAYMTELMATGDTRSPANRVTASTSLGFGLGAALTSLFLFVHHSATPGSFWLQLMLAAIAIVVVWRLPDPALKIKDAPLLRLPLFPAGSLPYSFSMLLAWATSGLVIALLPSVLATHDLQRWSGLSTFTVISCGLLFQPWVRRMPPARATGLGLLILPASYALLAWGASAGSLLAVLLGALGASSACYGFLYLGGLSAITAMAGAEKARVSAGFFLFAYVGFSIPVVVTGLLADAFGADVALIVFGLALLAGASVTGWRIVRTEAYGTRLSHC
- a CDS encoding 4-hydroxyproline epimerase — translated: MKRITVIDSHTGGEPTRLVTDGFPDLGLGSMAERKQRLATEHDAWRTACVLEPRGSDVLVGALLCEPVDPSACAGVIFFNNSGYLGMCGHGTIGLVASLAHLGRIGPGVHSIETPVGTVQATLHEDRSVSVRNVPAYRYRQALALEVPGIGQVVGDVAWGGNWFFLIAEHGQRVAGDNLDALTAYTYAVQQALEQQGFRGEDGGLIDHIELFADDPHADSRNFVLCPGKAYDRSPCGTGTSAKLACLAADGKLQPGQIWRQASVIGSEFEGSYERLGERIVPTIRGRAYISAETTLIIEADDPFAWGIRP
- a CDS encoding NAD(P)/FAD-dependent oxidoreductase yields the protein MSEGHVADVIIIGAGIIGAACAQALAQRNLNVLVLDAGWHGATAAGMGHLLVLDDNPAELALSQYSLQRWRELAPALPEACAWRNNGTLWLAANAEEMAVAHSKYLNLLAHGEACELIGQAALRQREPELRPGLEGGLLIRGDGILYAPAAARWMLDAPNIRQQRAQVREVDGARVRLDDGRWLSAEAVVLANGIQATELCPELPIEPKKGHLLITDRYPATVTHTLVELGYVTSAHNASGPSVACNIQPRPTGQLFIGASRQFGTVDPQVEGWMLAKMLKRAVDYMPGLAHLNGIRAWTGFRAASPDGLPLVGRHPQRTGLWLAVGHEGLGVTTAPATADLLVTQLFDETSPLPAQPYLPQRFLGEPAHA